One window of the Labilibaculum sp. genome contains the following:
- a CDS encoding cold shock domain-containing protein, which yields MARPKETYNKKEKEKQKLQKRKEKEARKEERKSNPGRTFEEMLAYTDEFGNLSDTPPDPTKKKKEINEEDIVLGARNSDDGNFEQPLREGVVSFFNTSKGYGFIKDLETKESIFVHINGLVDSVSENDKVNFETERGPKGMNAVNVTLVKK from the coding sequence ATGGCAAGACCAAAAGAAACTTACAACAAAAAAGAGAAAGAGAAGCAAAAACTCCAGAAAAGAAAAGAAAAAGAAGCGCGTAAAGAGGAACGTAAATCCAATCCAGGTCGTACTTTCGAAGAAATGCTTGCCTACACAGATGAGTTTGGCAATTTGAGTGACACTCCACCAGATCCAACTAAAAAGAAGAAAGAGATCAACGAAGAAGATATTGTTCTTGGTGCAAGGAATAGTGATGATGGTAATTTTGAACAACCTTTAAGAGAGGGTGTTGTATCTTTTTTCAATACTAGTAAAGGATATGGTTTTATCAAGGATTTAGAAACCAAGGAGAGTATTTTTGTTCATATCAATGGTCTTGTAGATTCTGTAAGTGAAAATGATAAAGTTAACTTTGAAACTGAGCGTGGTCCTAAAGGGATGAATGCTGTAAATGTTACTTTAGTTAAAAAATAG
- a CDS encoding cold-shock protein, with the protein MEGTVKFFNESKGFGFIKPADSSEDIFVHSSGLIDEIRENDKVEYDMEKGRKGMNAVNVRVID; encoded by the coding sequence ATGGAAGGAACAGTAAAATTCTTTAACGAATCTAAAGGTTTTGGATTCATTAAACCAGCAGATTCAAGTGAAGACATCTTCGTACACTCATCGGGTCTTATAGACGAAATTCGTGAAAACGATAAAGTTGAGTACGATATGGAAAAAGGAAGAAAAGGTATGAATGCAGTAAACGTAAGAGTAATCGACTAG
- a CDS encoding cold-shock protein: MEGTVKFFNESKGFGFIKPDDSSEDIFVHSTGLIDEIRENDKVEYDSERGKKGMNAVNVRVID, translated from the coding sequence ATGGAAGGAACAGTAAAATTCTTTAACGAATCTAAAGGTTTTGGATTCATTAAGCCAGACGATTCAAGTGAAGACATCTTTGTACATTCAACAGGTCTTATTGACGAAATTCGTGAAAACGATAAAGTTGAGTACGATTCAGAACGTGGAAAAAAAGGTATGAATGCCGTTAACGTAAGAGTTATCGACTAA
- a CDS encoding DUF4197 domain-containing protein, with the protein MHKTISIILISFLFASCAELQPFIDQYEFSQPKPLSSNEVSSGLKEALKIGSKNASNLLSLQDGFYKDELIKILLPPEAQSITKNINLIPGGAELVDKVVLRLNRAAEDAVSEAAPIFVSAITEMTIADAFAILKGENNAATTYLQNKTQSKLKDLFMPKVKASLDKKLVANLSTNESWSLLTKNYNAAAGSFAGKLARLEPINTKLDAYVTEKALNALFLKVADEEKLIRKDPLKRVNDLLKRVFSELDK; encoded by the coding sequence ATGCACAAAACAATCTCAATCATATTAATTAGTTTCCTATTTGCTTCTTGCGCAGAGTTGCAGCCTTTCATAGATCAGTATGAATTCTCACAGCCAAAACCTTTATCCAGCAACGAAGTCAGCTCTGGATTAAAAGAAGCATTAAAAATTGGTAGTAAGAATGCATCGAACCTGTTATCCTTACAGGATGGTTTCTACAAAGACGAGTTGATTAAAATACTACTGCCTCCAGAGGCACAAAGCATTACTAAAAACATTAATTTGATACCTGGAGGTGCAGAATTAGTAGATAAGGTAGTTCTTAGACTTAATCGCGCAGCTGAAGATGCGGTTTCTGAAGCGGCACCGATATTTGTTTCAGCAATTACCGAAATGACAATTGCCGATGCGTTTGCCATACTTAAAGGAGAGAACAATGCTGCAACCACATATCTTCAAAATAAAACTCAAAGTAAATTAAAAGATCTGTTTATGCCCAAAGTAAAGGCTTCCTTAGATAAAAAGCTGGTTGCTAATTTATCTACGAATGAATCGTGGAGTTTATTAACGAAAAATTACAATGCTGCAGCAGGAAGTTTTGCCGGAAAGTTAGCCCGTTTAGAGCCAATAAATACCAAGCTCGATGCATATGTGACCGAAAAAGCTCTTAATGCTTTATTTCTTAAAGTTGCAGATGAAGAAAAGTTAATCAGAAAAGACCCTTTAAAAAGGGTTAATGACCTCTTAAAAAGAGTATTTAGTGAGCTGGATAAGTAA
- a CDS encoding hemolysin III family protein — MKWILLLVSWTKEEKKRFSSDKEAIHEFANWLSHGLGLLFGIPAGVWLLSIAYKTQNIYGFTSCMLFVVAFNLLYASSTVYHYMAGSPNRKLFRKFDHISIFFMIAGTYTPFLVIYLNNQVGRLYLMILWGLVVVGIFYKIFLLGRYRWISLMLYIFMGWILFFNFSAFSSSLPALCLQWIIAGGIFYMLGVAFYVWRKLPFNHFIWHLFVFSGSVSHFIAVYYCIL, encoded by the coding sequence ATGAAATGGATTTTATTGCTTGTGAGTTGGACCAAGGAGGAGAAGAAAAGATTTTCATCCGATAAAGAGGCAATTCATGAGTTTGCAAACTGGCTTTCTCATGGACTGGGCTTGCTGTTTGGTATTCCTGCAGGAGTATGGTTGTTAAGTATAGCTTACAAAACGCAGAATATTTACGGATTTACATCATGCATGCTCTTTGTTGTCGCATTTAATTTACTATATGCTTCATCAACTGTTTATCATTATATGGCTGGAAGTCCAAATCGTAAATTATTTCGAAAGTTCGATCATATTAGTATTTTCTTTATGATTGCAGGAACTTACACGCCTTTTCTTGTTATTTATTTAAATAATCAGGTTGGTAGACTCTATTTGATGATTTTGTGGGGATTGGTGGTTGTTGGAATATTTTATAAAATATTTTTATTAGGAAGATATCGTTGGATTTCTCTCATGTTATACATATTTATGGGTTGGATTCTGTTTTTTAATTTCTCTGCGTTTAGTTCATCTCTGCCTGCTTTGTGTTTGCAGTGGATAATTGCAGGCGGTATTTTTTATATGTTGGGTGTGGCTTTTTATGTTTGGAGAAAGTTGCCATTCAATCATTTTATATGGCATTTATTTGTTTTTTCAGGTAGTGTTTCTCACTTTATTGCGGTGTATTATTGCATTTTATAG
- a CDS encoding tryptophanase produces the protein MKLPFAESYKIKMVETIKRSTRAEREQWLKEANYNLFNLKSDQVFIDLLTDSGTGAMSDKQWSAMMLGDESYAGARSYYKMKEAVKNIMGFDHFLPTHQGRAAENVLFSVLVKEGNIVPGNSHFDTTKGHIEFRKAKAVDCTIDEAFDTVIDHPFKGNLDLVKLESVLSTYPKEQIPMIIVTVTCNTSGGQPVSMANIKAVKELAAKYEIPVCFDSARFAENAYFIKTREEGYQDKTIKEIVKEMYSYADMATMSSKKDAIVNMGGFIGMKDENLWKQASTYNIMFEGYVTYGGMSGRDMNALAQGLDEGTEFEYLETRIKQVEYLGRRLEEFGVPFQKPIGGHAIFVDAKKILAHIPKEEYQAQTLGCELYLEAGIRGVEIGTILADRDPETRENRYPALELLRLAIPRRTYTNNHMDVVAVALKNVYDRRNEIKHGFKIIDEAPIMRHFTVQLQKID, from the coding sequence ATGAAATTACCATTCGCAGAATCATATAAAATCAAGATGGTTGAAACCATCAAAAGAAGCACTCGTGCAGAAAGAGAACAATGGCTTAAAGAAGCTAATTACAACCTTTTTAATCTAAAGAGTGATCAGGTATTTATTGACTTGCTTACCGATTCAGGTACAGGAGCAATGAGTGATAAACAATGGTCGGCAATGATGTTGGGAGATGAAAGTTATGCTGGTGCACGCTCCTACTACAAAATGAAAGAAGCTGTTAAAAACATCATGGGATTCGATCATTTCCTGCCTACTCACCAAGGCCGGGCTGCTGAAAATGTATTGTTCTCAGTATTGGTTAAAGAAGGAAATATTGTTCCGGGAAACTCACATTTTGACACAACAAAAGGACATATTGAATTCAGAAAAGCAAAAGCTGTTGATTGTACAATTGATGAAGCTTTTGACACAGTAATCGATCACCCTTTCAAAGGAAACCTTGACCTTGTTAAACTTGAATCAGTTCTTTCTACTTATCCAAAAGAACAAATACCAATGATTATTGTGACTGTTACCTGCAATACTTCGGGTGGTCAGCCTGTTTCAATGGCTAATATAAAAGCCGTTAAAGAATTGGCGGCTAAATATGAAATTCCTGTGTGTTTTGACTCTGCTCGTTTTGCCGAAAATGCTTACTTCATTAAAACCCGTGAAGAAGGATATCAAGATAAAACAATTAAAGAAATTGTTAAAGAAATGTATTCTTATGCCGACATGGCAACGATGAGTTCCAAAAAAGATGCGATTGTAAACATGGGTGGATTCATCGGGATGAAAGATGAAAACCTTTGGAAACAAGCATCTACCTACAACATCATGTTTGAAGGATATGTTACCTACGGAGGTATGTCGGGACGTGATATGAATGCACTGGCACAAGGTCTTGATGAAGGAACTGAATTTGAATATCTTGAAACCCGTATTAAACAAGTAGAATATTTAGGCCGCAGATTAGAGGAATTTGGTGTTCCGTTTCAAAAACCAATAGGAGGCCATGCAATTTTTGTTGATGCCAAAAAGATATTAGCTCACATACCAAAAGAAGAGTATCAAGCACAAACTTTAGGTTGTGAATTGTATTTAGAAGCTGGAATCCGCGGTGTTGAAATTGGTACAATTTTAGCCGATAGAGATCCTGAAACGAGAGAAAACCGTTATCCGGCTTTGGAGTTGCTGCGCCTGGCAATTCCCAGAAGAACCTATACCAACAACCATATGGATGTTGTTGCGGTTGCTCTAAAAAATGTTTATGATCGAAGAAATGAAATTAAACATGGGTTTAAAATTATTGACGAAGCCCCAATTATGAGACATTTCACTGTTCAACTACAAAAAATCGACTAA
- a CDS encoding DUF3078 domain-containing protein → MIRVLCVLLILLQSLVSFSQRNVKRDFVFPDKIKLDKSVYQLKQNKADSIKYCSNDTVLDLLVDPLHHIDNVGFRFVVRELDMNYLKKKHQTDSVQDAVNTLLQYVKNDSIRDMVYYLKKYIETRKTEVALRKVKKQMELEKVLSYQPELLKPEELDTDDSWKAHALEELFEYVENDPVHQWIREISRDSVLLGVKNYQNDSIKFWINNGKQDFKRFWLKKNRRDSIGIWVQNTKDRSVRILVDDDVYQQSVQKSKMRGTRVKLEEKISSDQYSLAKLSKYKRYSQKWKLGATIGLSFNQGHVSDSWAGGGESSIATIFTTTGFVNYNYGNHSWENKLDVKYGLLKSGDNGFRKNEDRIEFNTKYGQKAVKKWYYSALFNLKTQAVRGYVYPNNAERILKSSFFAPAYIIASVGMDYKPKKDFSILLSPIAAKYTIVRDTSLIDQTVFGIDEDKKVKKEVGSYVNVFHKTKFWGDLILENKLTLYSNYTMKPKNVDVNWELTLLMPINQYISTKLSTHLISDDDTGSKVQFKENLEVGISYRF, encoded by the coding sequence ATGATTCGAGTTTTGTGTGTTTTGCTAATTCTGCTTCAGTCATTAGTTTCTTTTTCTCAACGAAATGTTAAGAGAGATTTTGTTTTTCCTGACAAAATAAAATTGGATAAATCTGTTTATCAACTCAAGCAAAATAAGGCTGATTCAATCAAGTATTGTTCCAATGATACAGTTTTAGACTTACTTGTTGATCCTTTGCATCATATAGACAATGTGGGGTTTCGATTTGTAGTTCGTGAATTGGATATGAATTATTTAAAAAAGAAACATCAGACCGATTCTGTTCAGGATGCAGTGAATACTTTATTGCAATACGTTAAAAATGACAGTATTCGGGATATGGTTTACTACCTGAAGAAATACATTGAAACACGAAAGACTGAAGTGGCACTCCGAAAAGTGAAAAAACAAATGGAGTTGGAAAAGGTGTTGAGTTACCAGCCTGAATTATTAAAACCTGAAGAGTTGGATACAGATGATTCTTGGAAGGCTCATGCTTTGGAAGAATTATTTGAATATGTCGAAAATGATCCGGTTCATCAATGGATTCGGGAAATTAGCAGAGATTCAGTACTATTAGGCGTGAAAAATTATCAGAATGATTCAATTAAATTCTGGATTAATAATGGGAAACAAGATTTTAAACGATTTTGGTTGAAGAAAAACAGAAGAGATTCTATTGGGATATGGGTTCAGAATACCAAAGATCGATCGGTTCGCATTCTTGTTGATGATGATGTATACCAGCAATCAGTTCAAAAATCAAAAATGAGAGGAACAAGAGTGAAATTGGAAGAGAAAATTTCTAGCGATCAGTATAGTTTAGCTAAATTAAGTAAGTATAAACGCTATTCTCAAAAATGGAAATTAGGTGCAACCATCGGTTTGTCATTTAATCAAGGTCATGTAAGTGATAGCTGGGCCGGAGGAGGTGAAAGTTCAATTGCAACCATATTTACCACCACTGGTTTTGTGAATTATAATTATGGGAATCATAGTTGGGAAAATAAATTGGATGTTAAGTATGGTCTTCTAAAATCAGGGGATAATGGCTTTCGCAAAAATGAGGATAGAATAGAATTCAACACTAAATATGGACAGAAAGCTGTAAAAAAGTGGTACTATTCAGCACTCTTTAATTTAAAGACGCAGGCTGTTAGAGGTTATGTGTATCCAAATAATGCTGAAAGAATATTGAAATCATCCTTTTTTGCTCCTGCCTATATAATCGCTTCGGTTGGTATGGATTATAAGCCCAAAAAGGATTTTTCCATTTTATTATCGCCAATTGCCGCTAAATATACCATTGTTCGGGATACAAGTCTAATTGATCAAACAGTTTTTGGTATCGATGAAGATAAGAAAGTAAAAAAGGAGGTTGGTTCCTATGTTAATGTATTTCATAAGACAAAATTTTGGGGCGATTTGATTTTAGAAAATAAATTAACACTATATTCCAATTACACCATGAAACCTAAAAATGTAGATGTTAACTGGGAATTAACATTATTAATGCCAATTAATCAATACATATCTACAAAATTGTCAACTCATTTGATATCAGATGATGACACAGGCTCAAAAGTACAGTTCAAAGAAAATCTTGAGGTGGGAATCAGCTATCGCTTTTAG
- a CDS encoding rhodanese-like domain-containing protein codes for MDMLLFIVSIVAIGFGIYWYFIHIPNYTGYVSVDGEELKKYSKPEELFALTQSPVDNIWIVDTREEEYFLLGHIPTAINYPFDEIENRYAEIPLGTKLIFYCDLTLKSQNVINFLEEKGHVQMMNWGKYKFWTYSEIVEEDISI; via the coding sequence ATGGATATGCTTTTATTTATTGTTTCAATTGTTGCGATAGGCTTTGGAATTTATTGGTATTTTATTCATATTCCTAATTATACAGGCTATGTCTCGGTTGATGGAGAAGAATTAAAAAAATACAGCAAACCAGAAGAACTATTTGCTTTAACTCAAAGTCCTGTTGATAATATTTGGATAGTAGATACCCGGGAGGAAGAATATTTTCTATTGGGGCACATTCCAACTGCTATTAATTATCCTTTTGATGAAATTGAAAATAGATATGCCGAAATACCTTTGGGAACTAAGCTGATTTTTTATTGCGATTTAACATTAAAATCTCAAAATGTCATTAATTTTTTAGAGGAAAAAGGCCATGTTCAAATGATGAATTGGGGCAAATACAAATTTTGGACCTATTCTGAAATAGTAGAGGAGGATATATCCATTTAA